One window of the Streptomyces sp. ITFR-21 genome contains the following:
- a CDS encoding M16 family metallopeptidase: MSETAAVMTFHPQPQPGKPKPWAFPAPERGALPNGLTLLTSHRPGQRVIAVEVVLAAPLDAEPAALEGVATIMARALSEGTDEHSAEEFAAELERCGASLSAHADHAGVRVSLEVPASRLDKALGLLAEALRAPAFAESEIKRLVANRLDEIPHELANPARRAAMALYKELFAADLRCSRPRQGTEETVRGIDAPAVRAFYEAHVRPSTTTAVVVGDFTGIDLPALLTDTLGRWTGDKAEPRPRPAITSDDTARVVVVDRPGAVQTQLLVGRTGPDRQDPVWAAQVLGTYCLGGTLTSRLDRVLREEKGYTYGVRAFAQVLLTSADGTGAALLGISGSVATEVTGPALADAWQVIRTLAEGGLTEEERDVAVQNLVGVAPLRYETAAAVADTLADQVEQELPDTYQAELYARLAATGTVEATAAVVSAFPLDRLVVVLVGDAATIAEPVRELGIGPLTVVG; encoded by the coding sequence ATGAGCGAGACCGCGGCCGTCATGACGTTCCACCCGCAGCCGCAGCCGGGCAAGCCCAAGCCGTGGGCCTTCCCGGCGCCGGAGCGGGGCGCTCTGCCCAACGGGCTGACGCTGCTCACCAGCCACCGGCCCGGCCAGCGGGTCATCGCGGTCGAGGTGGTGCTGGCCGCGCCGCTGGACGCCGAACCCGCCGCCCTGGAGGGCGTGGCCACCATCATGGCCAGGGCGCTGTCCGAGGGCACCGACGAGCACTCCGCCGAGGAGTTCGCCGCCGAGCTGGAGCGGTGCGGCGCCAGCCTGTCCGCGCACGCCGACCACGCGGGGGTGCGGGTCTCCCTCGAAGTGCCCGCCTCCCGGCTCGACAAGGCGCTCGGCCTGCTCGCCGAGGCGCTGCGCGCGCCCGCCTTCGCCGAGAGCGAGATCAAGCGGCTGGTCGCCAACCGGCTGGACGAGATCCCGCACGAGCTGGCCAACCCGGCCCGCCGCGCCGCGATGGCGCTGTACAAGGAGCTCTTCGCGGCCGACCTGCGCTGCTCCCGGCCGCGCCAGGGCACCGAGGAGACCGTCCGCGGCATCGACGCGCCCGCGGTCCGGGCGTTCTACGAGGCGCACGTGCGGCCGTCGACCACCACCGCCGTGGTCGTCGGGGACTTCACCGGCATCGACCTGCCGGCGCTGCTGACCGACACCCTCGGCCGCTGGACCGGGGACAAGGCCGAGCCGCGTCCGCGCCCGGCGATCACCTCCGACGACACCGCCCGGGTGGTGGTCGTCGACCGGCCCGGCGCGGTGCAGACCCAGCTGCTGGTCGGCCGTACCGGCCCGGACCGCCAGGACCCGGTCTGGGCGGCGCAGGTGCTCGGCACCTACTGCCTGGGCGGGACGCTGACCTCCCGGCTGGACCGGGTGCTGCGCGAGGAGAAGGGCTACACCTACGGGGTGCGGGCCTTCGCGCAGGTGCTGCTGACGTCCGCGGACGGCACCGGCGCCGCGCTGCTGGGGATCAGCGGCTCGGTGGCCACCGAGGTCACCGGCCCGGCGCTCGCGGACGCCTGGCAGGTGATCCGCACCCTCGCCGAGGGCGGCCTCACCGAGGAGGAGCGGGACGTCGCGGTGCAGAACCTGGTCGGGGTCGCGCCCCTGCGCTACGAGACCGCCGCGGCCGTCGCCGACACCCTGGCCGACCAGGTCGAGCAGGAGCTGCCCGACACCTACCAGGCCGAGCTGTACGCCCGGCTGGCCGCCACCGGCACCGTGGAGGCGACCGCCGCGGTGGTCAGCGCCTTCCCGCTAGACCGGCTGGTGGTGGTCCTGGTGGGTGACGCCGCCACCATCGCCGAGCCTGTCCGCGAGCTGGGCATCGGCCCGCTGACCGTGGTCGGCTGA
- a CDS encoding M23 family metallopeptidase: MAFKVLPAHSGKHRRTHPVRTAATLAGVAVLATGGAIGATAMASPGAAPEAAAQPAAFTRALNAHTAALVRTLTTQEQGQYKAADTAKAKAAATARVRQALASARAEAKAKAATKAKAAAKAGAAARAEAAAAAKAPTARAAQQPAASRSQTRTALPAASASGTGGGTAGSTATGWMEPVGDASVGTGYQASGSLWSSGSHTGVDFLVDSGTPVHAVAVGTVVSAGADGAYGNDVIIKHADGKYTLYGHLTEPLVSAGQTVTEGQEIGISGATGNVTGPHLHFEVRTTPDYGSDIDPVAYLASHGVVI, from the coding sequence ATGGCGTTCAAAGTCCTGCCCGCGCACAGCGGGAAGCACCGCCGCACCCACCCGGTCCGCACCGCCGCCACCCTGGCGGGCGTCGCCGTACTGGCCACCGGTGGCGCCATCGGCGCCACCGCGATGGCCTCCCCGGGGGCGGCCCCCGAGGCCGCGGCGCAGCCCGCCGCGTTCACCCGGGCCCTGAACGCGCACACCGCCGCCCTGGTCCGCACTCTCACCACGCAGGAGCAGGGCCAGTACAAGGCCGCCGACACCGCGAAGGCGAAGGCCGCCGCGACGGCCAGGGTCCGGCAGGCCCTGGCCTCGGCCAGGGCCGAGGCGAAGGCGAAGGCGGCAACCAAGGCCAAGGCGGCCGCGAAGGCCGGGGCAGCCGCCAGGGCCGAGGCGGCAGCCGCGGCGAAGGCGCCCACCGCGCGGGCCGCGCAACAGCCCGCCGCGAGCCGGTCGCAGACCCGGACCGCACTGCCCGCCGCGTCCGCCTCCGGTACCGGCGGCGGCACGGCCGGCAGCACCGCCACCGGCTGGATGGAGCCGGTCGGCGACGCCTCCGTCGGCACCGGCTACCAGGCCTCCGGCTCGCTGTGGTCCAGCGGCTCGCACACCGGCGTGGACTTCCTGGTCGACTCCGGCACGCCCGTGCACGCGGTCGCCGTCGGCACGGTGGTCTCCGCGGGCGCCGACGGCGCCTACGGCAACGACGTGATCATCAAGCACGCCGACGGCAAGTACACGCTGTACGGCCACCTCACCGAGCCGCTGGTGTCCGCGGGGCAGACGGTGACCGAGGGCCAGGAGATAGGCATTTCCGGCGCCACCGGCAACGTCACCGGCCCCCACCTGCACTTCGAGGTGCGCACCACCCCCGACTACGGGTCCGACATCGACCCGGTCGCGTACCTGGCCTCGCACGGCGTCGTCATCTGA
- a CDS encoding GntR family transcriptional regulator, with translation MNGADGAGRRISAQVVCTAIRDDIVGGFFPPGSRLTEELLAQRYGVSRVPVREALRTLESEGFVRTRRHAGASVAEPTEQEAADLLEIRGLLEPLGAARAAQRRTEAHLKVLRGLVRLGQERAVQGQLSDLPSLDGWFHETLAQASASSTLAALLTQLRHKIAWVYGDGGSTRAVESWEEHAGIVDAIARGDAERARRLAAVHVERAAAVRILKHPVNAARRRA, from the coding sequence GTGAACGGGGCGGACGGCGCGGGGCGCCGGATCTCGGCCCAGGTGGTGTGTACGGCCATCCGCGACGACATCGTCGGCGGCTTCTTCCCGCCGGGCAGCCGGCTGACCGAGGAGCTGCTCGCGCAGCGCTACGGCGTCTCACGGGTGCCGGTGCGCGAGGCGCTGCGCACCCTGGAGTCGGAGGGGTTCGTCAGGACCCGCCGGCACGCGGGGGCCTCGGTCGCCGAGCCGACCGAGCAGGAGGCCGCCGACCTGCTGGAGATCCGCGGACTGCTGGAACCGCTGGGCGCCGCCCGCGCCGCCCAGCGCCGCACCGAGGCGCATCTGAAGGTGCTGCGCGGACTGGTCCGGCTCGGCCAGGAGCGTGCCGTGCAGGGGCAGCTGTCCGACCTCCCGTCGCTGGACGGCTGGTTCCACGAGACGCTGGCGCAGGCGTCGGCCAGCTCGACGCTTGCCGCGCTGCTCACCCAGCTGCGGCACAAGATCGCCTGGGTGTACGGGGACGGCGGCAGCACGCGTGCGGTGGAGTCGTGGGAGGAGCACGCCGGGATAGTCGACGCGATCGCCCGCGGGGACGCCGAGCGGGCCCGCCGACTGGCCGCCGTGCACGTGGAGAGGGCCGCCGCGGTGAGGATCCTGAAACATCCCGTAAACGCAGCGCGCCGCCGCGCTTAA
- a CDS encoding HPr family phosphocarrier protein has protein sequence MAERRVHVGWAEGLHARPASIFVRAAMAAGVPVTIAKAGGSPVNAASVLAVLGLGVRGGEEVVLTSPAEGAQAALDRLAKLVAEGLEELPETV, from the coding sequence ATGGCTGAGCGCCGCGTCCACGTCGGCTGGGCAGAGGGCCTGCACGCCCGCCCGGCGTCCATCTTCGTCCGCGCGGCGATGGCCGCCGGCGTGCCGGTCACCATCGCGAAGGCGGGCGGCTCGCCGGTCAACGCGGCCTCGGTGCTGGCGGTGCTGGGCCTGGGCGTGCGAGGCGGCGAGGAGGTCGTGCTCACCTCACCCGCCGAGGGCGCGCAGGCCGCCCTGGACCGGCTGGCGAAACTGGTCGCCGAGGGCCTGGAGGAGCTGCCGGAAACGGTCTGA
- a CDS encoding GNAT family N-acetyltransferase, with protein sequence MTEQPAHPYPVHWEADVVLRDGGIAHVRPIGPDDAERLVDFYEKVSDESKYYRFFAPYPRLSDRDVHRFTHHDYDDRVGLAATVGGEFIATVRYDRTAEDGSPATGSDGTRAEVAFLVQDAHQGRGVASALLEHIAAAARERGILHFTAEVLPANRKMVKVFTDAGYTQRRSFADGVVHLDLDLAPTEASVQVMRAREHRAEARSMQRLLRPASVAVVGAGRRPGGVGRTLLRNLVAGGFTGRLYAVNHAFPASGADLDGVPGHRSVGAIGEPVDLALLAVPAGQVPEAVDDCGEAGVRGLVVVAAGYSETGGEGRERQRRLVRQARGHGMRVIGPNAFGILNTAPDIGLNASLSPEMPRRGRLGLFTQSGSIGIALLSGLHRRGAGLSSFVSAGNRADVSGNDLLQFWQDDPETEAVLMYLESFGNPRKFSRLARRTAAVKPVVVVKGALHSGSVPAGHAVPAARIPDATVSALFRQAGVIRVQTVTELLDAGLLLALQPLPRGDRVAVLGNSESIGLLTYDAALTAGLRPAAPVDLTAAARPEDIAAALTAALADPGNDAVLVTVTPRVGAHTAPARPAAGPPGARQPTGPVTGPDGPDGPDGATGLDPDAASARDTARPDPAGPDPDPEAGDDPALADALRRAAEGAGKPVAVVHLALDAMADRLGSPDGAGVRIPAYRAPERAVGSLAEAASYAAWRATSGAPGRVPEFDDLQPAAAAEAVRRLLPEGAPPQAEVTLSDEDAAALLGRYGIRVRRALPAPDPQAALAAAALLGYPVALKTTAPHLRHRADLGGVRLDLADKGDLKRAYQELTARLGEPAELLPVVQAMAPRGVDTVVRAGVDAAAGALLSFGLAGAPSELLGDVAHRLVPVTDRDAAELVRSIRAAPLLFGWRGAEPVDTAALEELLLRVSMLVDDLPEVVAVDLEPVVVAARGLTVLGAWVRLARPPARTDLGPRALASF encoded by the coding sequence ATGACGGAGCAGCCCGCCCACCCCTATCCCGTGCACTGGGAGGCGGACGTCGTCCTGCGCGACGGCGGCATCGCGCACGTGCGGCCGATCGGCCCGGACGACGCGGAGCGGCTGGTCGACTTCTACGAGAAGGTCTCCGACGAGTCCAAGTACTACCGCTTCTTCGCGCCCTACCCCCGGCTGTCCGACCGCGACGTGCACCGCTTCACGCATCACGACTACGACGACCGGGTGGGCCTGGCCGCCACCGTGGGCGGGGAGTTCATCGCCACCGTGCGCTACGACCGCACCGCCGAGGACGGCAGCCCCGCCACCGGTAGCGACGGCACCCGCGCCGAGGTCGCCTTCCTCGTTCAGGACGCCCACCAGGGACGCGGGGTCGCCTCCGCGCTGCTGGAGCACATCGCCGCCGCCGCCCGCGAGCGCGGCATCCTGCACTTCACCGCCGAGGTGCTGCCCGCCAACCGCAAGATGGTCAAGGTCTTCACCGACGCCGGGTACACCCAGCGCCGCAGCTTCGCCGACGGGGTGGTCCACCTCGACCTCGACCTGGCGCCCACCGAGGCGTCGGTGCAGGTCATGCGGGCCCGTGAACACCGCGCCGAGGCCCGCTCGATGCAGCGGCTGCTGCGGCCCGCCTCGGTCGCGGTGGTCGGCGCCGGGCGCCGGCCCGGCGGCGTCGGCCGGACGCTGCTGCGCAACCTGGTGGCCGGCGGCTTCACCGGGCGCCTGTACGCGGTCAACCACGCGTTCCCGGCGTCCGGGGCCGACCTGGACGGGGTACCGGGCCACCGCTCGGTCGGCGCCATCGGCGAGCCGGTGGACCTCGCACTCCTCGCGGTGCCCGCGGGGCAGGTGCCGGAAGCCGTCGACGACTGCGGCGAGGCGGGGGTGCGCGGTCTGGTGGTGGTCGCGGCCGGCTACTCCGAGACCGGCGGCGAAGGGCGGGAGCGGCAGCGCCGACTCGTCCGGCAGGCCCGCGGCCACGGCATGCGGGTGATCGGCCCCAACGCCTTCGGCATCCTCAACACCGCCCCCGACATCGGCCTCAACGCCTCGCTGTCCCCGGAGATGCCGCGCCGCGGCCGGCTCGGGCTGTTCACCCAGTCCGGCTCGATCGGCATCGCGCTGCTCTCCGGCCTGCACCGCAGGGGCGCCGGCCTGTCGTCCTTCGTCTCGGCCGGCAACCGCGCCGACGTCTCGGGCAACGACCTGCTGCAGTTCTGGCAGGACGACCCGGAGACCGAAGCGGTGCTGATGTACCTGGAGTCGTTCGGCAACCCGCGCAAGTTCAGCCGGCTCGCCCGCCGCACCGCCGCCGTCAAGCCGGTGGTGGTGGTCAAGGGCGCCCTGCACTCCGGCTCGGTGCCGGCCGGGCACGCCGTCCCCGCAGCCCGCATCCCCGACGCCACCGTCTCCGCGCTGTTCCGGCAGGCCGGCGTGATCAGGGTGCAGACCGTCACCGAACTCCTCGACGCCGGGCTCCTGCTCGCCCTCCAGCCGCTCCCGCGAGGCGACCGGGTGGCCGTCCTCGGCAACTCCGAGTCCATCGGGCTGCTCACCTACGACGCCGCGCTCACCGCCGGCCTGCGGCCCGCCGCCCCGGTCGACCTGACCGCCGCGGCCCGCCCGGAGGACATCGCGGCCGCCCTCACCGCGGCCCTCGCCGATCCCGGGAACGACGCGGTGCTGGTCACCGTGACCCCGCGGGTCGGCGCGCACACCGCACCGGCCCGGCCGGCCGCCGGGCCGCCCGGCGCGCGACAGCCCACCGGCCCCGTCACCGGCCCTGACGGCCCTGACGGCCCTGACGGCGCCACCGGCCTTGACCCCGACGCCGCTTCCGCCCGCGACACAGCCCGCCCCGACCCCGCCGGCCCCGATCCCGATCCCGAGGCGGGCGACGACCCCGCTCTCGCCGACGCCCTGCGCCGCGCCGCCGAGGGCGCCGGGAAACCCGTGGCCGTCGTCCACCTCGCCCTGGACGCCATGGCCGACCGGCTCGGCTCCCCGGACGGCGCGGGGGTCCGCATCCCCGCCTACCGCGCCCCCGAGCGGGCGGTCGGCTCGCTCGCCGAGGCCGCCTCCTACGCCGCGTGGCGGGCGACCTCGGGCGCGCCGGGCCGGGTACCGGAGTTCGACGACCTCCAGCCGGCCGCGGCGGCCGAGGCCGTACGCCGGCTGCTGCCCGAGGGCGCGCCCCCGCAGGCCGAGGTCACACTGTCCGACGAGGACGCGGCGGCCCTGCTCGGCCGCTACGGCATCCGGGTACGCCGGGCGCTGCCCGCCCCCGACCCGCAGGCCGCGCTGGCCGCCGCGGCCCTGCTCGGCTACCCGGTGGCGCTCAAGACCACCGCCCCCCACCTGCGGCACCGCGCCGACCTCGGCGGCGTACGGCTGGACCTGGCCGACAAGGGCGACCTCAAGCGCGCCTACCAGGAGCTGACCGCCCGGCTCGGCGAGCCCGCCGAACTGCTGCCCGTCGTCCAGGCGATGGCGCCGCGCGGGGTGGACACGGTGGTCCGCGCCGGGGTGGACGCGGCGGCCGGGGCGCTGCTGTCCTTCGGGCTGGCCGGGGCGCCGTCCGAGCTGCTGGGCGACGTCGCGCACCGACTGGTTCCGGTCACCGACCGGGACGCCGCCGAACTGGTCCGCTCCATCAGGGCCGCGCCGCTGCTCTTCGGCTGGCGCGGCGCGGAGCCGGTGGACACCGCGGCCCTGGAGGAGCTGCTGCTGCGGGTGTCGATGCTCGTCGACGACCTGCCGGAGGTCGTCGCCGTCGACCTGGAGCCGGTGGTGGTCGCGGCCCGCGGCCTGACCGTCCTGGGCGCCTGGGTCCGCCTGGCCAGGCCGCCCGCCCGCACCGACCTGGGCCCGCGCGCCCTGGCGTCCTTCTGA
- a CDS encoding DUF5998 family protein: MAKTGTTTQGLRTAIERSGYYPALVGEAVEAAVGREPVSSYLVHQETTFDANEVRRHVTVLVLTASRFLVSHTDEQAADDTSPSPYATTSTESVKIGRISSVVVSRVVANPESYKPGTLPREVVLTIGWGAVSRLDLEPAACGDPNCEADHGYTGSSTADDLSLRVSEAGDGPDAVRQTLAFAQALSEATAATD, encoded by the coding sequence ATGGCGAAGACCGGTACCACGACACAGGGCCTGCGCACGGCGATCGAGCGCAGCGGCTACTACCCGGCCCTGGTGGGCGAGGCCGTCGAGGCGGCGGTCGGCCGCGAACCGGTCAGCTCCTACCTGGTGCACCAGGAGACCACCTTCGACGCCAACGAGGTGCGCCGCCACGTCACCGTCCTGGTGCTCACCGCCAGCCGTTTCCTGGTCAGCCACACCGACGAGCAGGCCGCGGACGACACCTCGCCGAGCCCGTACGCCACCACCTCCACCGAATCGGTGAAGATCGGCCGGATCTCGTCGGTGGTGGTGAGCCGGGTCGTCGCCAACCCCGAGTCGTACAAGCCCGGCACGCTGCCCCGCGAGGTGGTGCTCACCATCGGCTGGGGCGCCGTCTCCCGGCTGGACCTGGAGCCCGCCGCCTGCGGCGACCCCAACTGCGAGGCCGACCACGGCTACACCGGCTCCTCCACCGCCGACGACCTGTCCCTGCGGGTCAGCGAGGCCGGCGACGGCCCCGACGCGGTCCGCCAGACGCTGGCCTTCGCCCAGGCGCTCTCCGAGGCGACAGCGGCAACGGACTGA
- a CDS encoding alkaline phosphatase family protein, which translates to MAHPVTDAYGPAPLDPRAAPVPEYGTGALCDVIPAALAGFAVPGMPPTGLVLAPADRVCVFLVDGLGWELLLRHPDEAPFLSSLLGSSRGGTGRPLTAGFPATTATSLASVGTGLPPGGHGLAGYTTLDPGTGRLMNQLRWQPWVEPALWQPHPTVFRLAAAAGIATCQVSSPTFADTPLTKVALSGGSFLGRLTGEERMDLAADRLAAADRALVYTYYSELDAMGHRHGVDSDAWRGQLTMVDLLARRLAEQLPPRSALYVTADHGMLDIPFDEESRVDFDEDWELRAGVAVLGGEGRARHVYAVPGAAKDVLAVWSEVLGDRMWVAGRDEAVDAGWFGPRPEARVLGRIGDVVAAARDDMAIVANRTEPGESRMVGLHGSLAPVEQLVPLLEVRS; encoded by the coding sequence ATGGCCCACCCGGTCACCGACGCGTACGGCCCCGCGCCCCTCGATCCGCGTGCCGCCCCGGTCCCCGAGTACGGCACCGGCGCGCTGTGCGACGTCATCCCCGCCGCCCTGGCCGGCTTCGCCGTCCCCGGCATGCCCCCGACCGGCCTGGTCCTGGCACCCGCCGACCGGGTGTGCGTCTTCCTGGTGGACGGCCTCGGCTGGGAGCTGCTGCTGCGCCACCCGGACGAGGCGCCGTTCCTCAGCTCGCTGCTGGGCAGCTCGCGCGGCGGCACCGGCCGGCCGCTGACCGCCGGGTTCCCCGCCACCACCGCCACCTCGCTGGCCTCGGTCGGGACCGGGCTGCCGCCCGGCGGGCACGGCCTGGCGGGCTACACCACCCTCGACCCCGGCACCGGCCGGCTGATGAACCAGCTTCGCTGGCAGCCCTGGGTCGAGCCGGCGCTCTGGCAGCCGCACCCGACCGTCTTCCGGCTGGCCGCCGCCGCCGGGATCGCCACCTGCCAGGTGTCCTCGCCCACGTTCGCCGACACCCCGCTGACCAAGGTCGCGCTGTCCGGCGGCAGCTTCCTCGGCCGGCTGACCGGCGAGGAGCGGATGGACCTGGCGGCCGACCGGCTGGCCGCCGCCGACCGCGCGCTGGTCTACACGTACTACAGCGAACTGGACGCCATGGGCCACCGGCACGGCGTCGACTCCGACGCCTGGCGCGGGCAGTTGACCATGGTCGACCTGCTGGCGCGGCGGCTCGCCGAGCAACTGCCGCCGCGCAGCGCGCTCTACGTCACCGCCGACCACGGCATGCTCGACATCCCCTTCGACGAGGAGAGCCGGGTCGACTTCGACGAGGACTGGGAGCTGCGGGCGGGCGTCGCGGTGCTCGGCGGCGAGGGCCGGGCCCGGCACGTCTACGCGGTGCCCGGCGCGGCCAAGGACGTTCTCGCGGTGTGGAGCGAGGTGCTGGGCGACCGGATGTGGGTGGCCGGCCGGGACGAGGCCGTCGACGCCGGCTGGTTCGGGCCGCGCCCCGAGGCCCGAGTGCTCGGCCGGATCGGCGACGTGGTGGCCGCCGCCCGCGACGACATGGCGATCGTGGCCAACCGCACGGAGCCGGGGGAGTCCAGGATGGTCGGGCTGCACGGTTCGCTGGCCCCCGTCGAGCAGTTGGTGCCGCTGCTCGAAGTACGCTCCTGA
- a CDS encoding thymidine kinase, producing the protein MSELVFFCGTMDCGKSTLALQIVHNRTARGLQSVIFTRNDRAGEGKLSSRLGLVTEAVEVADDSDLYGYAVGRISRGGRVDYVVVDEAQFLAPVQVDQLARVVDDLGKDVYAFGITTDFRTRLFPGSQRLMELADRVEALQVEALCWCGARATHNARTVDGVMVVEGEQVVIGDVDRDAGETGYEVLCRRHHRRRMTSAVAGAGALSPDVLPVNHD; encoded by the coding sequence ATGTCCGAGCTGGTCTTCTTCTGCGGAACGATGGACTGCGGCAAGAGCACCCTCGCCCTGCAGATCGTCCACAACCGCACCGCCCGCGGACTCCAGTCCGTGATCTTCACCCGCAACGACCGGGCCGGCGAGGGCAAGCTCTCCTCGCGGCTCGGCCTGGTCACCGAGGCGGTCGAGGTCGCCGACGACAGCGACCTCTACGGCTACGCGGTGGGCAGGATCAGCCGCGGCGGCCGGGTGGACTACGTCGTCGTGGACGAGGCTCAGTTCCTCGCGCCGGTCCAGGTGGACCAACTGGCCCGGGTGGTGGACGACCTGGGCAAGGACGTCTACGCCTTCGGCATCACCACCGACTTCCGTACCCGGCTGTTCCCCGGCTCGCAGCGGCTGATGGAGCTCGCCGACCGGGTGGAGGCCCTCCAGGTCGAGGCGCTGTGCTGGTGCGGCGCCCGCGCCACCCACAACGCCCGCACGGTGGACGGCGTGATGGTGGTCGAAGGCGAGCAGGTCGTCATCGGGGACGTGGACCGGGACGCGGGCGAGACCGGCTACGAGGTGCTGTGCCGGCGGCACCACCGGCGGCGGATGACGAGCGCTGTCGCCGGGGCGGGCGCGCTCTCCCCCGATGTACTGCCGGTCAACCACGACTGA
- a CDS encoding InlB B-repeat-containing protein, translating into MPAGWYRVAGRLRVPAGVELRGTAAAPNRDLSGAGGGTVTVTVTPASGYRLLGWTLDGAALPAAGPEVSVPVTADGTVTADGTVTARFGPVAGT; encoded by the coding sequence CTGCCCGCGGGCTGGTACCGGGTCGCCGGCCGGCTGCGGGTCCCGGCCGGGGTCGAACTGCGCGGCACGGCGGCCGCCCCCAACCGCGACCTGAGCGGCGCCGGCGGCGGCACGGTGACCGTCACCGTGACCCCGGCGAGCGGCTACCGGCTGCTCGGCTGGACGCTGGACGGCGCCGCGCTCCCGGCGGCCGGACCGGAGGTCTCCGTCCCGGTGACCGCCGACGGCACGGTCACCGCCGACGGCACGGTCACCGCCCGGTTCGGGCCGGTCGCGGGCACCTGA